The DNA window TGCCGAATTGGCTATTGCTGCAGGACTTGCGACGAGCGATGATACTCAGATTGAAGCTGCACATAAATTTGTTGCCGGTGTTAAAGCGTTGAATAAAACATTGAATATCCAAACCAATTTTCCAGAACTGAAAGCCAATGATATCCCTGAACTTGCTAAGCGTGCAGTGAGAGAGGCATACTGTGATTACCCTGTGCCGAAATTGATGAATAGAGCGCAATGTGAAAACTTACTGAAAAAGCTGCTACCCGTATAGCGCTTATATCATTGTCATATGACATTCATAACACAGTGTTGGTTGTTATGAATGTCTGTTATGCGCTAATCGTCGCGAGTTAGTACTTCTAACAACTCAATTTCAAAACTTAGATCTGAATGAGCGGGGATTACTGAGCCCATCTTACGTTCCCCGTAAGCCAGCTCTGAAGGGACGAATAGTTTACGTTTTCCGCCAACCTTCATCCCCATAATACCTTGATCCCAACCTTTAATAACACGACCTGTACCAATCACACATTGGAATGGTTTACCACGATCGTAAGAAGAGTCGAATTGTGTGCCGTCATTTAAAAAACCACGGTATTGCGTAGTGATCAAAGCACCTTTAACGGCTTCTCTGCCTTCACCAATTTGGATGTCTGTTATCTGTAGTTCTGTCATATAGTTAATCTCATTAAAGTTCATCGAGCGGTTAATCTGGGGTCAATGATGCAGGAATGAAGGAGATATTATCATTAAATGCTTTTGAGTGTATTTATAAAATGAGCGGATATGATGAAAAACAGACCGTAAGTTATAATTAGTAGGT is part of the Moritella viscosa genome and encodes:
- the fbp gene encoding FK506-binding protein, coding for MTELQITDIQIGEGREAVKGALITTQYRGFLNDGTQFDSSYDRGKPFQCVIGTGRVIKGWDQGIMGMKVGGKRKLFVPSELAYGERKMGSVIPAHSDLSFEIELLEVLTRDD